One genomic region from Prionailurus bengalensis isolate Pbe53 chromosome C1, Fcat_Pben_1.1_paternal_pri, whole genome shotgun sequence encodes:
- the TMCO2 gene encoding transmembrane and coiled-coil domain-containing protein 2 — protein sequence MSTSLSSSSVWDNLVEYLSLSSIWKWLQATLLGETSPPQQTNFGVLDTLAPIVQVILGISFLLLLGVGVYILWKRSVRSIQKILLFIITLYKLYKKSADFFQALLVNPEGNALPGQDNNFFLSLGLQERILKKLQTVENKVKDLEGMIISHKPATKRDCSSEPYCSCSDCQSPLPASGFTSTSEM from the exons ATGTCAACATCTTTGTCCTCATCTTCTGTCTGGGACAACCTCGTAGAATATCTCTCTCTGAGCTCAATATGGAAGTGGCTACAAGCAACTCTTCTGGGAGAGACTAGTCCACCTCAGCAAACAAATTTTGGAGTACTAGATACCCTTGCTCCAATTGTGCAAGTTATCCTGgggatttcttttttgcttttgttgggaGTAGGAGTATATATCTTATGGAAACGAAGTGTTCGGTCAATTCAG aaaatattgttGTTTATCATCACACTCTACAAACTTTACAAGAAGAGCGCAGATTTTTTTCAGGCTTTGCTGGTCAACCCAGAAGGGAACGCTCTCCCGGGTCAAGACAATAACTTCTTCCTGTCCTTGGGTCTgcaagagagaattttgaaaaaactTCAGACGGTGGAAAACAAAGTGAAGGACCTGGAGGGGATGATCATTTCCCACAAACCTGCCACGAAGAGGGATTGCTCCTCTGAGCCCTACTGCAGCTGCTCTGACTGCCAGAGTCCCTTGCCTGCATCAGGATTTACTTCCACATCTGAAATGTGA